One genomic window of Oncorhynchus kisutch isolate 150728-3 linkage group LG24, Okis_V2, whole genome shotgun sequence includes the following:
- the LOC109868893 gene encoding zinc finger protein 85-like isoform X2 — protein MADQETGPSGLAKRAAAGAAVLKVREAAMAILQNESTGNLKVQKRNAPSTPLIVPKPSLKPYKRPPTLLLPPSYSTNPVGGFTCEVCGQNFFSFPQVVRHKQFHDEERPFPCGVCGKRFLSRSHYTEHQRVHTGERPFPCDQCERSFTTHHNLKRHQTIHAKEEAYRCRKCGVLFCQRHEYPGGIPRPDLELRPGFESTSTMQPTPPIQVTLTPKHLKKLNKKLNKKSHDLSTKHDHSKKKKKRSRVKHPGPAEKVNYVRQEELWPVLLTKGEKLQKVAYDIEVII, from the coding sequence ATGGCTGACCAGGAAACTGGGCCCAGTGGGCTGGCTAAGAGGGCTGCAGCAGGTGCTGCGGTTTTGAAAGTGCGTGAGGCTGCAATGGCTATTCTTCAAAACGAATCTACTGGTAACCTGAAAGTACAAAAACGGAATGCCCCATCGACTCCTTTAATTGTACCAAAACCTTCCCTGAAGCCGTACAAGCGGCCCCCCACTCTGCTATTGCCACCTTCATACAGCACCAACCCAGTTGGAGGATTTACCTGTGAGGTGTGCGGCCAGAACTTCTTCTCTTTTCCTCAGGTGGTGAGACACAAACAGTTCCACGACGAAGAAAGGCCCTttccctgtggtgtgtgtgggaaACGTTTCCTGAGCCGCAGCCACTACACTGAGCACCAGCGGGTTCACACTGGGGAGCGGCCCTTTCCCTGCGACCAGTGTGAGCGCTCGTTCACCACACACCACAACCTGAAGCGTCACCAAACCATCCATGCCAAAGAAGAGGCGTATCGCTGCCGGAAATGTGGCGTGCTTTTCTGCCAGCGTCACGAGTACCCCGGGGGCATACCCAGACCCGACCTCGAGCTTCGACCTGGTTTTGAGTCCACATCCACGATGCAACCAACACCTCCCATTCAGGTCACACTCACACCCAAGCATCTTAAGAAGCTTAACAAGAAGCTTAATAAGAAGAGCCATGATCTCTCAACTAAACATGATCATTCtaaaaagaagaaaaagaggAGTAGAGTCAAACATCCAGGCCCAGCAGAGAAAGTGAATTATGTGCGTCAAGAGGAACTTTGGCCTGTGTTGTTAACTAAAGGAGAGAAATTGCAAAAAGTTGCTTATGACATTGAGGTTATTATATGA
- the LOC109868893 gene encoding zinc finger protein 85-like isoform X1 — protein sequence MRVLSGVDMADQETGPSGLAKRAAAGAAVLKVREAAMAILQNESTGNLKVQKRNAPSTPLIVPKPSLKPYKRPPTLLLPPSYSTNPVGGFTCEVCGQNFFSFPQVVRHKQFHDEERPFPCGVCGKRFLSRSHYTEHQRVHTGERPFPCDQCERSFTTHHNLKRHQTIHAKEEAYRCRKCGVLFCQRHEYPGGIPRPDLELRPGFESTSTMQPTPPIQVTLTPKHLKKLNKKLNKKSHDLSTKHDHSKKKKKRSRVKHPGPAEKVNYVRQEELWPVLLTKGEKLQKVAYDIEVII from the exons atgAG GGTCCTGAGTGGAGTAGACATGGCTGACCAGGAAACTGGGCCCAGTGGGCTGGCTAAGAGGGCTGCAGCAGGTGCTGCGGTTTTGAAAGTGCGTGAGGCTGCAATGGCTATTCTTCAAAACGAATCTACTGGTAACCTGAAAGTACAAAAACGGAATGCCCCATCGACTCCTTTAATTGTACCAAAACCTTCCCTGAAGCCGTACAAGCGGCCCCCCACTCTGCTATTGCCACCTTCATACAGCACCAACCCAGTTGGAGGATTTACCTGTGAGGTGTGCGGCCAGAACTTCTTCTCTTTTCCTCAGGTGGTGAGACACAAACAGTTCCACGACGAAGAAAGGCCCTttccctgtggtgtgtgtgggaaACGTTTCCTGAGCCGCAGCCACTACACTGAGCACCAGCGGGTTCACACTGGGGAGCGGCCCTTTCCCTGCGACCAGTGTGAGCGCTCGTTCACCACACACCACAACCTGAAGCGTCACCAAACCATCCATGCCAAAGAAGAGGCGTATCGCTGCCGGAAATGTGGCGTGCTTTTCTGCCAGCGTCACGAGTACCCCGGGGGCATACCCAGACCCGACCTCGAGCTTCGACCTGGTTTTGAGTCCACATCCACGATGCAACCAACACCTCCCATTCAGGTCACACTCACACCCAAGCATCTTAAGAAGCTTAACAAGAAGCTTAATAAGAAGAGCCATGATCTCTCAACTAAACATGATCATTCtaaaaagaagaaaaagaggAGTAGAGTCAAACATCCAGGCCCAGCAGAGAAAGTGAATTATGTGCGTCAAGAGGAACTTTGGCCTGTGTTGTTAACTAAAGGAGAGAAATTGCAAAAAGTTGCTTATGACATTGAGGTTATTATATGA
- the LOC109869570 gene encoding protein-serine O-palmitoleoyltransferase porcupine produces MGSFSRQEFFHELAEGCLLPTAQQGLEQVWQLLVICLLCRLLWILGLPSYVKHLSTVAGGFYALYLFFELHMVWVVLLSLLCYLILFLCRHSSNRATFLSITVLIYLLMGELHMMDTTTWHKMRGSQMVVAMKAISLAFDLDQGVVTNVPSPVEFMGYIYFVGTVIFGPWISFNSYREAIEGRKLSFSWIWKVCVSWVKSQLCLVISNCVAPYLFPYFIPIYGDKLLHNKTKRKIGGAVASWLLAYENALSFHFSNYFVGYLSETSTTLAGAGFTEEKDNLKWDMTVARPLHVEFPRSMVEVATSWNLPMSRWLSTYVFASARNLGTFPAILVTYAASALLHGLSFHLGAVLLSLAFITYVEHVLRRRLADILNACILSKKCQPNCTHKNKKAPWVYIINIAFSALAVFHLAYLGSLFNSSVDYMDDDEESGVANHTIQKWSELSWASHWVTFGCWVLYRIIL; encoded by the exons ATGGGGTCCTTCAGCCGACAGGAGTTCTTCCATGAGCTTGCGGAGGGCTGCCTTCTGCCCACCGCTCAGCAGGGCCTGGAGCAGGTGTGGCAGCTTCTGGTCATCTGCCTTCTATGCCGACTTCTCTGGATTCTGG GCCTCCCCTCTTATGTGAAACACCTGAGCACTGTGGCAGGAGGGTTCTACGCCCTGTACCTGTTCTTTGAGCTCCACATGGTGTGGGTGGTGCTGCTCAGTTTACTATGctacctcatcctcttcctctgtcgGCACTCCAGTAACCGGGCCACCTTCCTCTCCATCACCGTCCTCATCTACCTGCTCATGGG AGAGTTGCATATGATGGACACCACCACCTGGCACAAAATGAGAG GTTCCCAGATGGTGGTGGCTATGAAGGCCATTTCTCTGGCCTTTGACCTGGACCAAGGTGTGGTGACCAACGTGCCCTCTCCTGTGGAGTTCATGGGCTACATCTACTTTGTGGGAACGGTCATTTTCGGACCCTGGATCAGCTTCAACAGCTACAGAGAGGCTATAGAGGGCCGCAAGCTG AGCTTCTCCTGGATATGGAAAGTGTGTGTCAGCTGGGTGAAGAGCCAACTGTGTCTGGTCATCTCGAATTGTGTtgctccctacctcttcccttactTCATCCCCATCTATGGGGACAAGCTGCTACACAA CAAAACGAAACGGAAGATCGG AGGTGCTGTGGCAAG CTGGCTCCTAGCCTACGAGAATGCACTCTCCTTCCACTTCAGCAACTACTTTGTGGGTTACCTGAGTGAGACCAGCACCACTCTGGCTGGAGCAGGCTTTACTGAAGAGAAAGACAACCTCAAATG GGATATGACTGTAGCTAGGCCCCTTCATGTGGAGTTTCCCAGATCTATGGTGGAGGTGGCCACCTCGTGGAATCTGCCCATGTCCCGATGGCTCAGCACCT ATGTTTTTGCCAGTGCTCGCAACCTTGGAACCTTTCCAGCCATCCTAGTGACTTACGCAGCCAGTGCACTTCTACAT GGTCTGAGCTTCCACCTGGGTGCAGTGCTACTGTCTCTCGCCTTCATCACATATGTTGAGCATG TTTTGCGGAGGAGACTGGCAGACATTTTAAACGCGTGTATTCTGTCAAAGAAATGTCAGCCAAACTGCACTCACAAGAACAAAAAG GCCCCGTGGGTGTACATTATTAATATAGCCTTCAGTGCCCTGGCAGTCTTCCACCTGGCATACCTGGGCTCTCTGTTCAACTCCAGTGTGGACTACatggatgatgatgaggag AGTGGCGTGGCCAACCACACCATTCAGAAGTGGTCGGAGCTGAGCTGGGCCAGCCACTGGGTGACGTTTGGCTGCTGGGTGCTCTACCGCATCATCCTCTag